One genomic window of Pseudomonas aeruginosa includes the following:
- a CDS encoding GumC family protein: protein MIEIRSLRDLLRLLFIYQREFKLAALSAVVIIVLGAFLLPAKYESNARLLVKPGRDSTLPIEISNRQALVMPSTQRDPIVDEERLLTGRPIVRQVAERYLEVLANRPPPEGLWKRTKFYVKKAIGAVFDGIRVTLETFGVIEETTAVERLAKDLEKKFEVTHAAGSTVMEISFTWSEPEVAQEVVKAWIEIYMEERTQALGRKSLYAFYEAQTADSAAQIKSYKAQILKHLNEIGASSIEDRLQDLSERINVLRGERFNSIRLIASSDSALESTRQQLKGLPREIVTVRQIALNPAQQDLRRLLNQKRLERADMMRTYTDDAPPVKALDASIRALEKEVQDEGATVQSSEDRAPNTLTTHLERVLLDETSNNAALRTQLAEQEKQLAELEAQRREALDIEPTLARLQRELNATERNYALYVDSLEKSRIDRELDKSQISNISVIEEATYNPGRIFPKTLLMLFLAVPFGLAVGLLVVYLCYLLDQRIHDGGLVEEKFGLPLWTTLPELSNSTAESSNAFTASIYRLYGLLPYARIEEKGLTLGLTSARHGEGVTFIIEQLRRLLEENGVRVRVGGEPAQPGEVVLLDAPALLDSREAFIALRRADLIALVVEAQKSTVPVVEHALTILTTAFGKVDGIIINRRRFEVPSKVLQTIARYRSAF from the coding sequence ATGATAGAAATTCGTTCCTTGCGTGATCTGTTGCGCCTGCTGTTCATCTACCAGCGCGAGTTCAAGCTGGCGGCCCTCAGCGCGGTGGTGATCATCGTCCTCGGCGCCTTCCTGCTGCCGGCCAAGTACGAGTCCAACGCACGCCTGCTGGTCAAGCCGGGCCGTGACTCGACCCTGCCGATCGAGATCAGCAACCGCCAGGCGCTGGTGATGCCGAGCACCCAGCGCGACCCTATCGTCGACGAAGAACGCCTGCTCACCGGCCGACCGATCGTCCGCCAGGTGGCCGAGCGCTACCTCGAGGTGCTGGCCAACCGGCCGCCGCCGGAGGGCCTGTGGAAGCGCACCAAGTTCTATGTGAAGAAGGCCATCGGCGCGGTGTTCGACGGGATTCGCGTGACCCTGGAAACCTTCGGCGTGATCGAGGAAACCACCGCGGTCGAGCGCCTGGCCAAGGACCTCGAGAAGAAATTCGAGGTCACCCATGCGGCCGGCTCGACGGTGATGGAGATCAGCTTCACCTGGAGCGAGCCGGAAGTCGCCCAGGAAGTGGTCAAGGCCTGGATCGAGATCTACATGGAAGAGCGCACCCAGGCGCTCGGCCGCAAGAGCCTGTACGCCTTCTACGAGGCGCAGACTGCCGACAGCGCGGCGCAGATCAAGAGCTACAAGGCGCAGATCCTCAAGCACCTCAACGAGATCGGCGCATCCAGCATCGAGGACCGCCTGCAGGACCTGTCCGAGCGGATCAACGTGCTGCGCGGCGAGCGTTTCAACTCGATCCGCCTGATCGCCTCCTCCGACAGCGCCCTGGAATCCACCCGCCAGCAACTCAAGGGGCTGCCCAGGGAGATCGTCACGGTGCGGCAGATCGCGCTGAACCCGGCGCAGCAGGACCTGCGCCGGCTGCTCAACCAGAAGCGCCTGGAACGCGCCGACATGATGCGCACCTACACCGACGATGCGCCGCCGGTGAAGGCCCTGGACGCCTCGATCCGTGCCCTGGAGAAGGAAGTCCAGGACGAAGGCGCCACCGTGCAGAGTTCCGAGGACCGCGCGCCGAACACCCTGACCACTCACCTGGAACGGGTCCTGCTGGACGAGACCAGCAACAACGCGGCCCTGCGCACCCAGCTCGCGGAGCAGGAAAAGCAGCTCGCCGAACTCGAGGCGCAACGGCGCGAAGCGCTGGACATCGAGCCGACCCTGGCGCGCCTGCAGCGCGAGCTGAACGCCACCGAGCGCAACTACGCGCTGTACGTCGACAGCCTGGAGAAATCGCGGATCGACCGTGAACTGGACAAGAGCCAGATCAGCAACATCTCGGTGATCGAGGAAGCCACCTACAACCCCGGGCGGATCTTCCCGAAAACCCTGCTGATGCTGTTCCTCGCCGTGCCCTTCGGCCTCGCCGTCGGCCTGCTGGTGGTCTATCTCTGCTACCTGCTCGACCAGCGCATCCACGACGGCGGCCTGGTCGAGGAGAAATTCGGCCTGCCGCTGTGGACCACCCTGCCGGAGCTGAGCAACAGCACCGCGGAGAGCAGCAACGCCTTCACCGCCAGCATCTACCGGCTGTACGGGCTGCTGCCCTACGCACGCATCGAGGAAAAGGGCCTGACCCTGGGCCTGACCTCGGCGCGCCACGGCGAAGGTGTGACTTTCATCATCGAGCAACTGCGCCGTCTGCTGGAGGAAAACGGCGTGCGCGTGCGGGTCGGCGGCGAGCCGGCCCAGCCGGGCGAAGTGGTATTGCTCGACGCGCCGGCCCTGCTGGACAGCCGCGAGGCCTTCATCGCCCTGCGCCGCGCCGACCTGATCGCCCTGGTGGTAGAGGCGCAGAAGAGCACCGTGCCGGTGGTCGAGCATGCGCTGACCATCCTCACCACGGCGTTCGGCAAGGTCGACGGGATCATCATCAACCGGCGCCGCTTCGAGGTGCCGAGCAAGGTCTTGCAGACCATCGCCCGCTACCGGAGCGCGTTCTGA
- a CDS encoding polysaccharide biosynthesis/export family protein produces MKRTLLMLAMLALAACNTPARIPAPDSDTVDSGKRALEELARLPPAMERVRVGDTLRIVRDAGEMPTLSAFNVATIYELTLYTVLNDGSIYYPFIGRIQAAHRTPQEIANELTTKLAPIYREPRVTVNINQAPGNTVFVGGAVRNPSAVPIPAANNMEQAILGAGGILPVGDARRVALMREDSEGRYHAYFLDFSQLMKIGPEGRKPLAMQRGDIVFVPKSMVGDRIEGVDVYLNQLLPFAKSIGVGVSYTVNNDR; encoded by the coding sequence ATGAAACGCACCCTCCTCATGCTCGCCATGCTCGCCCTGGCCGCATGCAACACCCCCGCACGGATTCCCGCACCGGACAGCGACACCGTGGACAGCGGCAAGCGTGCCCTGGAAGAACTCGCCAGGCTACCGCCGGCGATGGAGCGGGTGCGCGTCGGGGACACCCTGCGGATCGTCCGCGATGCCGGGGAGATGCCGACCCTCTCGGCGTTCAACGTCGCCACCATCTATGAACTGACGCTGTACACCGTGCTCAACGACGGCAGCATCTACTATCCGTTCATCGGTCGCATCCAGGCCGCGCACCGCACGCCGCAGGAAATCGCCAACGAGCTGACCACCAAGCTCGCGCCGATCTACCGCGAGCCGCGGGTCACGGTGAACATCAACCAGGCGCCGGGCAATACGGTGTTCGTCGGCGGCGCGGTGCGCAACCCGTCGGCCGTGCCGATCCCCGCCGCCAACAACATGGAGCAGGCGATCCTCGGCGCCGGCGGCATCCTGCCGGTGGGCGACGCCCGCCGCGTGGCGCTCATGCGCGAGGACTCGGAAGGCCGCTACCACGCCTACTTCCTCGACTTCAGCCAGTTGATGAAGATCGGGCCGGAAGGCCGCAAGCCCCTGGCCATGCAGCGTGGCGACATCGTCTTCGTGCCCAAGTCGATGGTCGGCGACCGTATCGAGGGCGTCGACGTCTACCTGAACCAGTTGCTGCCCTTCGCCAAGTCCATCGGCGTCGGCGTCAGCTACACCGTCAACAACGATCGCTGA
- a CDS encoding glycosyltransferase family 2 protein, producing MRCALVIPTRNAGAHLDRLLPALAAQRRQPDSILVVDSRSSDDTVERFRAFGARVEVIEPASFNHGGTRRWASQQVEADALIYLTQDAIPASPDSFANLLDELYAEADIGVAYGRQLPHPGAGLLGAQARRFNYPPESRSKRLADASELGIKTCFSSDSFSAYRSDALAAVGGFPEDVIGSEDAYVAARLLQAGYAVRYAASAEVYHSHDYRLLEEFRRYFDIGVFYGRERWIRAAFGGAGGEGKRYVLAEIQALRAAGALYRVPEIALRSAFKLLGYRLGQLERHLPVALKRRISMFPGYWK from the coding sequence ATGCGCTGCGCCCTGGTCATTCCCACGCGCAACGCCGGCGCGCACCTGGACCGGCTGCTGCCGGCCCTGGCCGCGCAACGGCGGCAGCCGGACAGCATCCTGGTGGTGGACAGCCGCTCCAGCGACGACACGGTGGAGCGCTTCCGCGCCTTCGGCGCGCGGGTCGAGGTCATCGAGCCGGCCAGCTTCAACCACGGCGGGACGCGGCGCTGGGCCAGCCAGCAGGTCGAGGCCGACGCGCTGATCTACCTGACCCAGGACGCCATTCCCGCCTCGCCCGACAGTTTCGCCAACCTGCTCGACGAACTCTATGCCGAGGCCGACATCGGCGTGGCCTACGGCCGCCAGTTGCCGCACCCCGGCGCCGGCCTGCTCGGCGCCCAGGCGCGGCGCTTCAACTACCCGCCGGAAAGCCGCAGCAAGCGCCTGGCCGACGCCTCGGAACTGGGGATCAAGACCTGCTTCAGTTCCGACTCGTTCTCCGCCTACCGCAGCGACGCCCTGGCGGCCGTCGGCGGCTTCCCCGAAGACGTCATCGGCAGCGAGGACGCCTACGTCGCCGCGCGCCTGCTGCAGGCCGGCTACGCGGTGCGCTACGCGGCCAGCGCCGAGGTCTACCATTCCCACGATTACCGCTTGCTGGAAGAGTTCCGCCGCTATTTCGACATCGGCGTGTTCTACGGCCGCGAGCGTTGGATACGTGCCGCCTTCGGCGGCGCGGGTGGCGAGGGCAAGCGCTATGTCCTCGCCGAGATACAGGCCTTGCGTGCCGCCGGTGCCCTGTATCGCGTACCTGAAATAGCGCTGCGTAGCGCGTTCAAGCTGCTCGGCTACCGCCTTGGCCAGCTGGAACGCCACCTGCCGGTCGCCCTCAAGCGCCGCATCAGCATGTTTCCAGGCTACTGGAAGTGA
- a CDS encoding mannose-1-phosphate guanylyltransferase/mannose-6-phosphate isomerase yields the protein MNAVAPLIPCIVSGGSGTRLWPVSRESMPKPFMRLADDQSLLQKTFLRIAGLPDVARLLTVTNRDLLFRTLDDYRAVNRSGLAQDLLLEPMGRNTAPAIAAAALHVQEHFGDQAQLLILPADHLIRDEQAFAAAVAEARGLAAQGYLVTFGITPERAETGFGYIEQGAPLGNGFRVARFVEKPDQATAQSYLDSGKYLWNAGMFCFQAATVLQELERHAPEVLIAARAALADGSSLENGQCRQRELAAGAFAEAPDISVDYALMERSDKVAVVPCSIGWSDIGSWQALRELSAADENGNQVRGESVLHDVSNCYIDSPKRLVGAVGVHDLIIVDTPDALLVADAARSQDVKFVAQELKRRGHDAFRLHRTVSRPWGTYTVLEEGRRFKIKRIVVRPKASLSLQMHHHRSEHWIVVSGMALVENGEREFLLNTNESTFIPAGHSHRLSNPGIIDLVMIEVQSGEYLGEDDIVRFNDIYGRAPASDEKKA from the coding sequence ATGAACGCCGTCGCCCCGCTGATCCCCTGCATCGTTTCCGGCGGTTCCGGGACCCGCCTGTGGCCGGTTTCCCGGGAGAGCATGCCGAAACCCTTCATGCGCCTGGCCGATGACCAGAGCCTGTTGCAGAAGACCTTCCTGCGTATCGCCGGGCTGCCGGACGTCGCCCGCCTGCTCACGGTGACCAACCGCGATCTGCTGTTCCGTACCCTGGACGACTACCGCGCGGTCAACCGCAGCGGCCTGGCCCAGGACCTGCTGCTGGAGCCGATGGGACGCAATACCGCGCCGGCCATCGCCGCCGCCGCGCTGCATGTGCAGGAGCACTTCGGCGACCAGGCGCAGTTGCTGATCCTTCCCGCCGACCACCTGATCCGCGACGAGCAGGCCTTCGCCGCGGCGGTGGCCGAGGCTCGCGGACTCGCGGCCCAAGGCTACCTGGTGACCTTCGGCATCACCCCGGAGCGCGCCGAGACCGGCTTCGGCTATATCGAACAGGGCGCCCCGCTGGGCAACGGCTTCCGGGTCGCACGCTTCGTCGAGAAACCCGACCAGGCCACCGCCCAGTCCTACCTGGACAGCGGCAAGTACCTGTGGAACGCCGGCATGTTCTGCTTCCAGGCCGCCACCGTGTTGCAGGAACTGGAGCGCCACGCGCCGGAGGTGCTGATCGCCGCCCGCGCCGCCCTGGCCGACGGCAGCAGCCTGGAGAACGGCCAGTGCCGCCAGCGCGAGCTGGCCGCCGGGGCCTTCGCCGAGGCGCCGGACATCTCCGTCGACTACGCGCTGATGGAGCGCTCGGACAAGGTCGCCGTGGTGCCCTGCTCCATCGGCTGGAGCGACATCGGCTCCTGGCAGGCGCTGCGCGAACTCAGCGCGGCGGACGAGAACGGCAACCAGGTACGCGGCGAGAGCGTGCTGCACGACGTCAGCAACTGCTACATCGATTCGCCGAAGCGCCTGGTCGGCGCCGTCGGCGTGCACGACCTGATCATCGTCGACACCCCCGACGCCCTGCTGGTGGCCGACGCGGCGCGCAGCCAGGACGTCAAGTTCGTCGCCCAGGAACTCAAGCGTCGCGGCCACGACGCCTTCCGCCTGCACCGCACGGTCAGCCGGCCCTGGGGCACCTACACCGTGCTCGAGGAAGGCCGCCGCTTCAAGATCAAGCGCATCGTGGTGCGCCCCAAGGCTTCGCTGTCGTTGCAGATGCACCACCATCGCAGCGAGCACTGGATCGTGGTCAGCGGCATGGCGCTGGTGGAGAATGGCGAGCGCGAGTTTCTCCTCAACACCAACGAATCCACCTTCATCCCCGCCGGGCATAGCCACCGCCTGAGCAACCCGGGGATCATCGACCTGGTGATGATCGAGGTACAGAGCGGCGAGTACCTCGGCGAGGACGACATCGTCCGCTTCAACGACATATACGGTCGCGCCCCCGCCAGCGACGAGAAGAAAGCCTGA
- a CDS encoding undecaprenyl-phosphate glucose phosphotransferase, whose protein sequence is MHSKSVDSLSLTRAGFIEYFLVATKLVHALTAIAPALFLLYYPGLVPVELRSNMLGLLLFFGALTVIMFQALDVYSDDIFSNRLRFRIMFFAWASAFCLLLFMYQGLGLFPYLSSKLVIFWFTGSLLLFGVQRLLVLRLYRAWMKRGMYLQRTVILGFTESGMHLAEYLVRNHDIRSGIIGFIDDRSERVPENYNSLPLLGNTKDLEKLIRQEQVDQVLVALPWFAEGRIGAIVHRLRQLPVNVLLVPDMAAFRHAHNRIVDVSGIPMFNASELPLRGWSPLIKRCEDLVLASIALVLFAPLMALVALAIRLDSKGPVLFRQKRYGYNNRLIWVFKFRSMYTERTDANAERQTTRDDDRITRVGRFIRKTSIDELPQLFNVLAGSMSMVGPRPHATATKAAGIPFEEAVSEYSSRHRVKPGITGWAQINGYRGETDTLHKIKKRVEYDLEYIAKWSVWFDLYILFRTVPAVLLTKEVY, encoded by the coding sequence ATGCATTCGAAGTCGGTAGATAGCCTGTCGCTGACACGGGCTGGATTCATCGAGTACTTCCTGGTCGCGACCAAACTGGTACACGCGCTCACCGCCATCGCCCCGGCGCTGTTCCTGCTGTACTACCCCGGCCTGGTTCCCGTGGAGCTGCGCAGCAACATGCTCGGGCTGCTGCTGTTCTTCGGCGCGCTCACGGTGATCATGTTCCAGGCACTGGACGTCTACTCCGACGATATCTTCAGCAACCGCCTGCGCTTCCGCATCATGTTCTTCGCCTGGGCCTCGGCGTTCTGCCTGCTGTTGTTCATGTACCAGGGCCTGGGCCTGTTTCCCTACCTCAGCAGCAAGCTGGTGATCTTCTGGTTCACCGGCAGCCTGCTGCTGTTCGGCGTGCAGCGCCTGCTGGTGCTGCGCCTGTACCGGGCCTGGATGAAACGCGGCATGTACCTGCAACGCACGGTGATCCTCGGCTTCACCGAGAGCGGCATGCACCTGGCCGAATACCTGGTACGCAACCACGACATCCGCTCCGGCATCATCGGCTTCATCGACGACCGCTCTGAGCGGGTCCCGGAGAACTACAACTCGCTGCCGCTGCTGGGCAACACCAAGGACCTGGAGAAGCTGATCCGCCAGGAACAGGTCGACCAGGTGCTGGTCGCCCTGCCCTGGTTCGCCGAGGGGCGCATCGGCGCCATCGTCCATCGCCTGCGGCAATTGCCGGTGAACGTCCTGCTGGTGCCGGACATGGCTGCCTTCCGGCATGCCCACAACCGCATCGTCGATGTCTCCGGGATCCCCATGTTCAACGCGTCCGAGCTGCCGCTGCGCGGCTGGTCGCCGCTGATCAAGCGCTGCGAGGACCTGGTCCTGGCGAGCATCGCGCTGGTCCTCTTCGCCCCGCTGATGGCCCTGGTGGCCCTGGCGATCAGGCTCGACTCCAAGGGGCCTGTGCTGTTCCGGCAGAAACGCTACGGCTACAACAACCGGCTGATCTGGGTCTTCAAGTTCCGCTCGATGTACACGGAAAGGACCGACGCCAACGCCGAACGCCAGACCACCCGCGACGACGACCGCATCACCCGGGTCGGCCGCTTCATCCGCAAGACCAGCATCGACGAGCTGCCGCAGCTGTTCAACGTGCTCGCCGGCAGCATGTCGATGGTCGGCCCGCGCCCCCACGCCACCGCGACCAAGGCCGCCGGCATTCCCTTCGAGGAGGCGGTCAGCGAATACAGCTCGCGCCACCGGGTCAAGCCCGGCATCACCGGCTGGGCGCAGATCAACGGCTACCGGGGTGAGACCGACACCCTGCACAAGATCAAGAAACGCGTGGAATACGACCTCGAATACATCGCCAAGTGGTCGGTGTGGTTCGACCTCTACATCCTGTTCCGTACGGTGCCAGCCGTACTCCTGACCAAGGAAGTCTACTGA
- a CDS encoding MOSC domain-containing protein: MPLPALPLDALLTGRARPFTRPGSRSGIAKSPRDGALRVTPVGLEGDEQGDLRVHGGVEKAIHHYPREHYAAWIAELGEHPLLMQAGAFGENFSTSGWSEADVCLGDRVRAGTALLEVSQGRMPCWKLNDRFEVAGMSLRVQESGRTGWYYRVLEEGVVAAGDILQLVERRHPDWSLLRLSEVLFDRRADAELLRQCLALPLTPSWRRTLERRLEKGQVEDWGPRLEGAPGQAETPRPT, from the coding sequence ATGCCCCTGCCTGCCCTACCCCTGGATGCCCTTCTCACCGGCCGCGCCCGGCCCTTCACCCGCCCCGGCTCGCGCAGCGGCATCGCCAAGTCTCCGCGCGACGGTGCGCTCAGGGTCACCCCCGTCGGCCTGGAAGGCGACGAACAGGGCGACCTGCGCGTCCATGGCGGCGTCGAGAAAGCGATCCACCATTACCCACGCGAACACTACGCCGCCTGGATCGCCGAACTGGGCGAACACCCCCTGCTGATGCAGGCGGGCGCCTTCGGCGAGAACTTCAGCACCAGCGGCTGGAGCGAAGCCGACGTCTGCCTCGGCGACCGCGTGCGGGCCGGGACCGCGCTGCTGGAAGTGTCCCAGGGGCGCATGCCCTGCTGGAAGCTCAACGACCGCTTCGAGGTCGCCGGGATGTCCCTGAGGGTGCAGGAGTCCGGGCGCACCGGCTGGTACTACCGGGTGCTGGAGGAAGGCGTGGTGGCGGCTGGCGATATCCTGCAACTGGTCGAACGGCGCCATCCGGATTGGTCGTTGTTGCGCCTGTCCGAGGTGCTGTTCGACAGGCGGGCCGACGCCGAGCTGCTGCGCCAGTGCCTGGCGCTGCCGCTGACGCCATCCTGGCGGCGCACCCTGGAGCGGCGCCTGGAAAAAGGCCAGGTCGAGGACTGGGGGCCGCGCCTGGAGGGAGCCCCCGGCCAGGCCGAGACGCCCAGGCCGACCTGA
- a CDS encoding SDR family NAD(P)-dependent oxidoreductase gives MSEFNDRFAVVTGASSGIGLKLTETLLGHGATVLAMARREGPPESLHAHSGKRLHWLAGDVTRERDLDALASRAASIGPVDYLVPNAGIAQLADGLDSLAFEQQWRVNGAGALNTFSVLSRQTSKPASVVFIGTFLSQVTFPGLAAYIASKAALIAQARTLAVEWAEKGVRINLVSPGPTATPIWASLGLSDAQAESVTRSINQRLVDGSFLSPGEIVDVVMFLLSSKSAGLYGQELIVDKGYGLR, from the coding sequence ATGAGTGAATTCAACGACCGGTTCGCCGTCGTCACCGGCGCGAGTTCCGGCATCGGCCTGAAACTGACCGAAACGTTGCTCGGGCACGGCGCGACTGTCCTGGCGATGGCAAGGCGCGAAGGACCGCCGGAAAGCCTGCACGCCCACTCCGGCAAGCGTCTGCACTGGCTGGCGGGCGACGTCACCCGCGAACGGGACCTGGACGCCCTGGCTTCGCGTGCCGCGTCCATCGGCCCCGTCGATTACCTGGTACCCAACGCCGGCATCGCCCAGCTCGCCGACGGCCTGGACAGCCTGGCGTTCGAGCAGCAGTGGCGGGTCAACGGCGCCGGGGCGCTGAACACCTTTTCCGTGCTCAGCCGGCAAACGAGCAAACCGGCCAGCGTAGTCTTCATCGGTACCTTCCTCAGCCAAGTGACCTTCCCCGGGCTCGCCGCCTACATCGCTTCCAAGGCGGCCCTGATCGCCCAGGCCAGGACGCTGGCGGTGGAATGGGCAGAAAAAGGCGTGCGGATCAACCTCGTCTCCCCCGGCCCTACCGCCACCCCGATATGGGCGTCGCTGGGCCTGAGCGATGCCCAGGCGGAGTCTGTCACCCGGAGCATCAACCAGCGCCTGGTCGACGGCAGCTTCCTCAGCCCCGGGGAAATCGTCGACGTGGTGATGTTCCTGCTGTCGTCGAAATCCGCCGGGCTCTACGGCCAGGAGTTGATCGTCGACAAGGGCTACGGGCTGCGCTGA
- a CDS encoding MBL fold metallo-hydrolase yields MPDRNNDALKLPSIRRAAIGGHHDSPQLRQGRFHNLSPRPADMPAPGARVLWNALFNKPRSTVPRQPLPVLSPSRAELDATVDGSLFRLGHSTLLLKLAGSWWLTDPVFSERASPLPFAGPKRFHAPPVALADLPPIRGVILSHDHYDHLDRAAIKALVPLVELFLAPLGVGDRLLAWGVPPGKVRQLDWWQGIEAGGLRLTATPAQHFSGRGLHDGNRTLWCSWVIESAELKLFFSGDSGYFDGFAEIGRRYGPFDLTMLETGAYNEHWPYVHMHPQQTLQAHRDLGGRWLLPIHNGTFDLAMHAWYEPFERILELATEHGVRVSTPMMGERIDLQAPHAGRRWWREVVDSETQVQGYGCCRS; encoded by the coding sequence ATGCCAGACAGGAATAATGACGCTTTGAAACTTCCCTCGATACGGCGAGCCGCCATCGGCGGACATCACGATTCCCCGCAATTGCGCCAGGGGCGTTTCCACAATCTCAGCCCCAGGCCGGCGGACATGCCGGCACCCGGTGCCCGGGTGCTCTGGAACGCGCTTTTCAACAAGCCGAGAAGCACCGTCCCGCGGCAGCCTTTACCCGTGCTCAGCCCGAGTCGTGCCGAGCTCGATGCGACCGTCGATGGCAGTCTGTTCCGCCTGGGTCATTCGACCTTGCTGCTGAAACTGGCCGGTAGCTGGTGGTTGACCGACCCGGTATTTTCCGAGCGCGCCTCGCCGTTGCCGTTCGCCGGGCCGAAGCGTTTCCATGCGCCGCCGGTGGCATTGGCGGATCTCCCGCCGATCCGTGGGGTAATTCTTTCCCACGATCACTACGACCACCTGGACCGCGCCGCGATCAAGGCCCTGGTCCCGCTCGTCGAACTGTTCCTGGCGCCGCTCGGCGTAGGCGACCGCCTGCTGGCCTGGGGCGTACCGCCAGGCAAGGTGCGCCAACTGGACTGGTGGCAAGGTATCGAGGCTGGCGGTTTGCGCCTGACTGCCACGCCGGCACAGCACTTCTCAGGCCGTGGGCTACATGATGGGAACCGTACGCTGTGGTGTTCCTGGGTGATCGAAAGCGCCGAACTGAAGCTGTTCTTCAGCGGAGACAGCGGTTACTTCGATGGTTTCGCCGAGATTGGCCGCCGCTACGGACCGTTCGATCTGACCATGCTGGAAACCGGCGCCTACAACGAACATTGGCCGTACGTGCACATGCACCCGCAGCAGACCCTCCAGGCTCACCGGGATCTTGGCGGGCGCTGGCTGCTGCCGATCCACAACGGCACCTTCGACCTGGCCATGCATGCCTGGTACGAGCCGTTCGAACGGATACTCGAACTGGCCACCGAACACGGCGTGCGGGTTTCCACGCCGATGATGGGCGAGCGGATCGACCTGCAAGCACCGCATGCCGGCCGACGCTGGTGGCGCGAAGTGGTCGACAGCGAAACGCAGGTGCAGGGTTACGGCTGTTGCAGAAGCTAG
- a CDS encoding PucR family transcriptional regulator, with product MRKGAELAQTLPPEWVERLNQALFSSPEDAKLLEDPVILAACRRANRAELLHWANANLQRPGEPVQPYVSADMVDTARELARRGLSELLMNVARSTQNTAWELWMKMAFNLTQDPRVLEEFLEVSSRSISEFIDSNMRVVTQIILEEKSAQAHDDPIDKRSLISRLLEGRDVDTEQFGRRLGYSLFQKHYAGLVWCESPDAEIRLLEDVARTLAQLTGTAAPLIVFAGPATLWVWSHAAKPLDLNLLQGIALRFSGIRAAIGSPGTGVNGFRRSHLEALTTQRLMGRLAGAPAVATIDQVRMVSLMTQDDRAARQFVLSTLGRLATEPSVLQRSLHAFLANGCNITQTAEALGTHRNTLLRRLERAQDLLPVRLADHRIQIAAALELVIWSTPLIDDDK from the coding sequence ATGCGCAAAGGCGCCGAGCTCGCTCAGACGCTGCCGCCGGAGTGGGTCGAGCGCCTCAATCAGGCGCTGTTCTCTTCACCGGAAGATGCCAAGCTGCTGGAGGACCCGGTCATCCTCGCGGCGTGCCGGCGCGCCAACCGCGCAGAGTTGCTGCATTGGGCGAACGCCAATCTGCAGCGCCCCGGAGAACCGGTGCAACCCTACGTCTCGGCCGACATGGTGGACACGGCCAGGGAACTCGCCCGCAGAGGGCTGTCCGAGCTGCTGATGAATGTCGCGAGGTCGACACAGAACACCGCCTGGGAGCTCTGGATGAAGATGGCCTTCAACCTGACGCAGGATCCCAGGGTGCTTGAGGAATTCCTGGAGGTCTCGTCGCGGTCCATCTCGGAGTTCATCGACAGCAACATGCGTGTGGTGACCCAGATCATCCTCGAAGAAAAGAGCGCCCAGGCCCATGACGACCCGATCGACAAACGAAGCCTGATCAGTCGGCTGCTCGAGGGCAGGGATGTGGATACGGAGCAATTCGGCAGGCGGCTGGGCTACAGCCTTTTCCAGAAGCACTACGCCGGCCTGGTCTGGTGCGAAAGCCCGGACGCCGAGATCCGCCTTCTGGAGGATGTGGCGCGTACCCTGGCGCAACTCACGGGCACGGCGGCGCCGTTGATCGTATTCGCCGGCCCCGCGACCCTGTGGGTCTGGAGCCATGCGGCGAAACCGCTGGACCTGAACCTGCTGCAAGGCATCGCACTGCGGTTTTCAGGGATTCGCGCGGCAATCGGCTCGCCGGGCACGGGAGTCAATGGCTTCCGTCGCTCGCATCTGGAGGCCCTGACGACGCAAAGGCTGATGGGCCGCCTGGCGGGCGCACCCGCCGTTGCCACCATCGACCAGGTGAGGATGGTGTCGCTGATGACCCAGGACGACCGCGCGGCCAGGCAGTTCGTCTTGAGCACCCTGGGGCGTCTGGCGACGGAGCCTTCGGTGCTTCAGCGCTCGCTGCACGCCTTCCTGGCCAATGGCTGCAATATCACCCAGACCGCAGAAGCGCTGGGCACGCATCGCAACACATTGCTGCGCCGGCTGGAGCGTGCCCAGGACCTGTTGCCCGTCCGGCTTGCCGATCATCGCATTCAGATCGCCGCGGCCCTTGAACTGGTGATCTGGAGTACTCCCCTGATCGATGATGATAAATAA